In a single window of the Halobaculum lipolyticum genome:
- a CDS encoding nucleotidyltransferase family protein, whose translation MTGGDLPIREAPAAVGGGTLDGDRDAARVAGVVLAAGTSSRYGERNKLLDATADGDPLVRAATRTLVEAGVDPVVVVVGHEADRVAAAVEDLPVAVVENEAFADGQSTSVRAGIEAVAAHDPPVDAAVVALGDMPFVAADTVRALVAAHAAAVGDALAPAYEGRRGNPVLFDRRFFEALTDVDGDVGGRAILLGSDDAALVAVDDPGVGRDVDERTDL comes from the coding sequence ATGACCGGCGGAGACCTCCCGATCCGGGAGGCGCCCGCGGCGGTCGGCGGCGGCACACTCGACGGCGACCGCGACGCCGCACGTGTCGCCGGCGTCGTGCTCGCGGCGGGGACCAGCTCCCGCTACGGCGAGCGCAACAAACTCCTCGACGCGACCGCCGACGGCGACCCGCTGGTGCGCGCGGCGACGCGGACGCTCGTCGAGGCGGGGGTGGACCCGGTCGTCGTCGTCGTCGGCCACGAGGCCGACCGGGTCGCCGCCGCGGTCGAGGACCTCCCGGTCGCGGTCGTCGAGAACGAGGCGTTCGCCGACGGGCAGTCGACCTCCGTGCGCGCCGGCATCGAGGCGGTCGCGGCACACGACCCGCCCGTCGACGCGGCGGTCGTGGCGCTGGGGGACATGCCGTTCGTCGCCGCCGACACCGTGCGGGCGCTCGTGGCCGCTCACGCCGCCGCCGTGGGCGACGCGCTCGCGCCGGCGTACGAGGGGCGCCGCGGCAACCCGGTGTTGTTCGACCGGCGGTTCTTCGAGGCCCTGACCGACGTCGACGGCGACGTCGGCGGGCGCGCGATCCTCCTCGGCAGCGACGACGCCGCCCTCGTCGCGGTCGACGACCCCGGCGTCGGCCGGGACGTGGACGAGCGGACCGACCTGTAG
- a CDS encoding DNA adenine methylase has protein sequence MVEPILKWAGGKRQLLAEITARFPADFDRYHEPFVGGGAVFFDLEPDAGSINDLNSRLVTLYETIRDRDPEELIAENRSHEHDEDYYYDARDEFNELHRVDDKSPEQRLREASLFVYLNRTCFNGLYRENNSGEFNVPVGRYANPDWVQADRIRALHEVLRDTTIRNGDFAYVREAATAGDLVYFDPPYEPVSTTADFTDYHAEGFDRDDQRRLRDLAVELDEAGVSVVLSNSPPVAELYEDYEAFAVDLVEATRAINSDADGRGEVAEVLITNVPEAEQRRTTLSAFE, from the coding sequence ATGGTCGAGCCGATCCTCAAGTGGGCCGGCGGCAAACGGCAACTCCTCGCGGAGATCACCGCGCGGTTCCCGGCCGACTTCGACCGCTACCACGAGCCGTTCGTCGGCGGCGGCGCCGTCTTCTTCGACCTCGAACCCGACGCCGGCTCGATCAACGACCTCAACAGCCGGCTGGTGACGCTGTACGAGACGATCCGCGACCGCGACCCCGAGGAGTTGATCGCCGAGAACCGGAGCCACGAGCACGACGAGGACTACTACTACGACGCCCGCGACGAGTTCAACGAGCTACACCGGGTCGACGACAAGTCGCCCGAGCAGCGCCTCCGCGAGGCGTCGCTGTTCGTCTACCTCAACCGCACCTGCTTCAACGGGCTGTACCGCGAGAACAACAGCGGCGAGTTCAACGTCCCCGTCGGCCGCTACGCGAACCCCGACTGGGTGCAGGCCGACCGGATCCGCGCGCTCCACGAGGTGCTGCGGGACACGACGATCCGCAACGGCGACTTCGCGTACGTGCGGGAGGCGGCCACCGCGGGCGACCTCGTTTACTTCGACCCGCCGTACGAGCCGGTGTCGACGACGGCGGACTTCACCGACTACCACGCCGAGGGGTTCGACCGCGACGACCAGCGCCGCCTGCGCGACCTCGCGGTCGAACTCGACGAGGCGGGCGTCTCGGTCGTCCTCTCGAACTCCCCGCCGGTCGCCGAGTTGTACGAAGACTACGAGGCGTTCGCGGTCGACCTCGTGGAGGCGACGCGGGCGATCAACAGCGACGCCGACGGCCGCGGCGAGGTCGCGGAGGTGCTGATCACGAACGTCCCCGAGGCGGAGCAGCGCCGGACCACGCTCTCGGCGTTCGAGTGA
- a CDS encoding DNA polymerase sliding clamp: MFKAIVSASTLRDALDSVSVLVDECKIRLNEDELAIRAVDPANVGMVDLTLEAAAFESYEADGGVIGVNLNRLEDIAGMANSGDLVQLELDEETRKLHIQIDGLSYTLALIDPDSIRQEPDIPDLDLPAEIVVEGAQIDRGIKAADMVSDHIRLRVDEAEEAFFIEAEGDTDDVDLRLDREDLIDLQSGPADSLFSLDYLKDMNKAIPSDAEVRVELGEEFPVKLHYEFGEGMGQVTYMLAPRIQSD; the protein is encoded by the coding sequence ATGTTCAAGGCCATCGTGAGCGCCTCCACCCTCCGGGACGCGCTCGACTCGGTGAGCGTGTTGGTCGACGAGTGTAAGATCCGGCTCAACGAGGACGAGCTGGCGATCCGCGCCGTCGACCCGGCCAACGTCGGCATGGTCGACCTCACGCTCGAGGCCGCGGCGTTCGAGTCCTACGAGGCCGACGGGGGGGTCATCGGGGTCAACCTCAACCGACTGGAGGACATCGCCGGGATGGCCAACTCCGGGGACCTCGTCCAGTTGGAACTCGACGAGGAGACCCGCAAGCTCCACATCCAGATCGACGGGCTCAGCTACACGCTCGCGCTCATCGACCCCGACTCCATCCGCCAGGAGCCGGACATCCCGGACCTCGATCTGCCCGCCGAGATCGTCGTCGAGGGCGCCCAGATCGACCGCGGGATCAAGGCCGCCGACATGGTGTCGGACCACATCCGCCTGCGCGTCGACGAGGCCGAGGAAGCGTTCTTCATCGAGGCCGAGGGCGACACCGACGACGTCGATCTGCGCCTCGACCGCGAGGACCTCATCGACCTGCAGTCCGGCCCGGCGGACTCGCTGTTCAGCCTCGACTACCTCAAGGACATGAACAAGGCCATCCCGAGCGACGCGGAGGTCCGCGTCGAACTCGGCGAGGAGTTCCCGGTGAAGCTCCACTACGAGTTCGGCGAGGGGATGGGCCAGGTGACGTACATGCTCGCCCCGCGCATCCAGAGCGACTGA
- a CDS encoding (2Fe-2S)-binding protein, translated as MSETREITLTVNGTEQTIDVEPRKLLVHAIREDLDMTGTHIGCDTGNCGACTVLVDGEPLKSCLMFAVQADGSAVETVEGMEDHPDAVDDLHPLQEGFHEEHGLQCGYCTPGMIMSGKALLEDNPDPSEAEIREAISGNLCRCTGYQNIVKSIEYAADKLADGERDDAEAVAADGGVAADDGPAEFDGYDVDGDGEFSCGAENCCGGPSTDATHRGGDER; from the coding sequence ATGAGCGAGACACGCGAGATCACCCTGACGGTCAACGGTACCGAACAGACCATCGACGTCGAACCCCGGAAGCTGCTGGTCCACGCGATCCGCGAGGACCTGGACATGACGGGCACCCACATCGGCTGCGACACGGGCAACTGCGGCGCCTGCACGGTGCTGGTCGACGGCGAGCCGCTGAAGTCGTGTCTCATGTTCGCGGTGCAGGCGGACGGCAGCGCGGTCGAGACCGTCGAGGGGATGGAGGACCACCCCGACGCGGTGGACGACCTCCACCCCCTGCAGGAGGGGTTCCACGAGGAACACGGACTCCAGTGCGGCTACTGCACGCCCGGGATGATCATGTCGGGCAAGGCGCTGCTGGAGGACAATCCGGACCCCAGCGAGGCTGAGATCCGCGAGGCGATCAGCGGCAACCTCTGTCGCTGTACCGGCTACCAGAACATCGTGAAGTCGATCGAGTACGCCGCCGACAAACTGGCCGACGGCGAGCGCGACGACGCCGAGGCGGTCGCCGCCGACGGCGGGGTCGCCGCCGACGACGGCCCGGCGGAGTTCGACGGCTACGACGTCGACGGCGACGGGGAGTTCTCCTGCGGCGCGGAGAACTGCTGCGGCGGTCCGTCGACGGACGCGACCCACCGCGGGGGTGACGAGCGATGA
- a CDS encoding molybdopterin molybdotransferase MoeA — protein MTDTPTPNSADSTDGDRDPAGSPPAPIDWREGAAAAARLRDRVLDRVGTESVGLDRIAGRTLADPVDAPTAIPARSHATMDGFAFDATDDYPLDVVDAGVFPEDDAPDIDPGQAVRIATGAPVPASATAVLKREEATVDDGRLTGPSLEPGTYVYERGSNVAEGERLFDAGERLAPRDAILLGDLGVEAVSVRERLSVALLATGTEIHEGRHTDLDSPMLANLLSAWGHEPTYEGTVPDDYDRVESRIAALADAHDVVVTTGGTSVGDRDHVVRALDALGEVLFHRVALRPGKPIAVADLPDHDAVAVAVPGKPVGAHAVTTLVARPLFAGESALPTVPATLAVDVGIGVPGFDYAVPVTLDDGTAMPLGHADSDLAVYEETFDPSVLSSSTRATRADGFVLTESSLTAGDDVRVVPYTAVER, from the coding sequence ATGACTGATACACCCACCCCGAACTCGGCGGACAGCACAGACGGAGACCGCGACCCGGCCGGCAGCCCGCCGGCTCCGATCGACTGGCGCGAGGGCGCCGCGGCGGCCGCACGGCTCCGCGACCGCGTCCTCGACCGCGTCGGCACCGAGTCGGTCGGACTCGACCGGATCGCCGGCCGGACGCTGGCGGACCCGGTCGACGCCCCGACGGCGATCCCCGCGCGGAGCCACGCGACGATGGACGGCTTCGCGTTCGACGCGACCGACGACTACCCCCTCGACGTCGTCGACGCGGGCGTGTTCCCGGAGGACGACGCCCCCGACATCGACCCCGGGCAGGCGGTCCGAATCGCCACCGGCGCCCCGGTGCCGGCGTCGGCCACCGCCGTGCTCAAGCGCGAGGAGGCGACTGTCGACGACGGGCGGCTCACCGGCCCGTCGCTGGAGCCGGGGACGTACGTGTACGAGCGCGGGAGCAACGTCGCCGAGGGCGAACGCCTGTTCGACGCCGGCGAGCGCCTCGCCCCGCGCGACGCGATCCTCTTGGGCGATCTGGGCGTCGAGGCGGTGTCGGTCCGCGAGCGACTGTCCGTCGCCCTGCTCGCGACCGGGACGGAGATCCACGAGGGCCGCCACACCGACCTCGACTCGCCGATGCTGGCGAACCTGCTGTCGGCGTGGGGCCACGAACCGACGTACGAGGGCACCGTCCCGGACGACTACGACCGCGTCGAGTCGCGGATCGCCGCGCTCGCGGACGCCCACGACGTCGTCGTCACCACCGGCGGCACCAGCGTCGGCGACAGAGACCACGTCGTCCGCGCGCTCGACGCGCTCGGCGAGGTGCTGTTCCACCGCGTCGCCCTCCGTCCGGGCAAACCCATCGCCGTCGCCGACCTCCCCGACCACGACGCCGTCGCGGTCGCGGTGCCGGGGAAGCCGGTCGGCGCCCACGCCGTGACGACGCTCGTCGCCCGGCCGCTGTTCGCCGGGGAGTCCGCCCTCCCGACCGTGCCGGCGACGCTCGCGGTCGACGTGGGCATCGGCGTCCCCGGCTTCGACTACGCCGTCCCGGTGACGCTCGACGACGGGACGGCGATGCCGCTGGGCCACGCCGACTCGGATCTCGCGGTGTACGAGGAGACGTTCGACCCGAGCGTGCTCTCCTCCAGTACGCGGGCCACCCGCGCCGACGGCTTCGTGCTCACCGAGTCGTCGCTGACCGCCGGCGACGACGTCCGCGTCGTCCCGTACACGGCGGTCGAACGATGA
- a CDS encoding FAD binding domain-containing protein, giving the protein MKSAPFEHHQPTSVGEAVSLLESLDGPTVLSGGQSLVPMLRFRLANPDVVVDINGIEELDYLHEDDGYLKIGALARHADVEHSDLIAEKYGSFADAAPLVADPQIRNRGTVVGSVAQADPKGDWGSLLIAHGGEVVAHGPDGERVIPADEFFLLPYDTSLDEDELITEVRIPVPSEREGSAYHKLKRKTGDYAMAGVGVCLRFDDDGVVESAGIGMTAVDITNARASDAEDHLEGERPSPDLFEEAGELAAEQSHPESDEHGDAAYKERMVDVLTQRALGDAAERAGVVRRTVNP; this is encoded by the coding sequence ATGAAGTCCGCGCCGTTCGAGCACCACCAGCCGACGAGCGTCGGGGAGGCGGTGAGCCTCCTCGAGAGCCTCGACGGGCCGACCGTCCTCTCGGGCGGGCAGAGCCTCGTCCCGATGCTGCGGTTCCGGCTGGCGAACCCGGACGTGGTCGTCGACATCAACGGCATCGAGGAGCTGGACTACCTCCACGAGGACGACGGCTATCTGAAGATCGGCGCGCTGGCGCGCCACGCCGACGTGGAGCACTCCGACCTGATCGCCGAGAAGTACGGCAGCTTCGCCGACGCGGCGCCGCTGGTGGCGGACCCGCAGATCCGCAACCGCGGCACCGTCGTCGGGAGCGTCGCGCAGGCGGACCCGAAGGGCGACTGGGGGAGCCTCCTCATCGCCCACGGCGGCGAGGTCGTCGCGCACGGACCGGACGGCGAGCGCGTGATCCCCGCGGACGAGTTCTTCCTGCTCCCGTACGACACGTCGCTCGACGAGGACGAACTGATCACCGAGGTGCGCATCCCCGTGCCGAGCGAGCGCGAGGGGAGCGCCTACCACAAGCTGAAACGCAAGACCGGCGACTACGCGATGGCCGGCGTCGGCGTGTGCCTGCGGTTCGACGACGACGGCGTCGTCGAGTCGGCGGGCATCGGCATGACGGCCGTCGACATCACGAACGCCCGCGCGAGCGACGCCGAGGACCACCTCGAGGGCGAGCGCCCCAGCCCCGACCTGTTCGAGGAGGCGGGGGAACTGGCGGCCGAGCAGTCCCACCCCGAGTCGGACGAACACGGCGACGCGGCGTACAAAGAGCGGATGGTCGACGTCCTCACCCAGCGCGCGCTGGGCGACGCGGCCGAGCGCGCTGGCGTCGTCCGGCGGACGGTGAACCCATGA
- a CDS encoding CoxG family protein yields the protein MNFEGEFELDGVPPDKAWVVLSDPIAVRNSLKGCKYITPMDDDFGWDTYEPEEDVATLPEADPEDVAARAFKEGQKYAALMQVGVGSVKPKFETTVTIDERDEEEFIMTATGSGSASGSSFSMESGMHIHPQEDGDGSRIEWWTEADISGRIAQLGGRVINPVADKIVGNFFKDIEKQMTDVEETDSSVTDRIRGMFG from the coding sequence ATGAACTTCGAGGGCGAGTTCGAACTCGACGGGGTCCCGCCGGACAAGGCGTGGGTGGTGCTCTCGGACCCGATCGCGGTCCGGAACTCGCTGAAGGGGTGCAAGTACATCACCCCGATGGACGACGACTTCGGCTGGGACACCTACGAGCCGGAAGAGGACGTCGCGACGCTCCCGGAGGCCGACCCGGAGGACGTCGCGGCGCGCGCCTTCAAAGAGGGGCAGAAGTACGCGGCGCTGATGCAGGTCGGCGTCGGCAGCGTGAAGCCGAAGTTCGAGACGACGGTCACCATCGACGAGCGCGACGAGGAGGAGTTCATCATGACCGCGACCGGCTCCGGCTCAGCCAGCGGCAGCAGCTTCAGCATGGAGTCGGGGATGCACATCCACCCGCAGGAGGACGGCGACGGCTCCCGCATCGAGTGGTGGACCGAGGCCGACATCTCCGGCCGCATCGCCCAGCTGGGCGGGCGCGTGATCAACCCCGTCGCCGACAAGATCGTGGGCAACTTCTTCAAGGACATCGAGAAGCAGATGACCGACGTCGAGGAGACCGACTCCAGCGTCACCGACCGCATCCGGGGGATGTTCGGATGA
- a CDS encoding AbrB/MazE/SpoVT family DNA-binding domain-containing protein, whose translation MGSLTDTKVSEKNLTTIPKSVRNFLQVGAGDRVEWHVRDGQIVVEKLERDDDE comes from the coding sequence ATGGGCAGCCTCACCGACACGAAAGTGTCCGAGAAGAACCTCACCACGATCCCGAAATCGGTGCGTAACTTCCTGCAGGTCGGCGCCGGCGACCGCGTCGAGTGGCACGTCCGCGACGGCCAGATCGTCGTCGAGAAACTGGAGCGCGACGACGACGAGTAG
- a CDS encoding HAD family hydrolase, with translation MPTDTAVWFDLDGTLVRFPDYGDVLATACAAVGIDGDDAVDSFRDAYDAAFFDAFDEFAPEPYRRAAAAGLAAVDADADPVPFVAAVREAEYDAAVSPPAVRPTLSDLAARADVSVGVCTNGVGEWQRRKLRAAGVAAAVDAVVVSYDVGAHKPAPEPFARAEDLLPADHRIMIGDSEAADVAGASDRGWRGLHVAGPDEVPDAVEDALE, from the coding sequence GTGCCCACCGACACCGCCGTCTGGTTCGATCTCGACGGCACCCTCGTCCGCTTCCCCGACTACGGCGACGTCCTCGCGACCGCCTGCGCCGCCGTCGGCATCGACGGCGACGACGCGGTCGACTCGTTCCGCGACGCCTACGACGCGGCCTTCTTCGACGCCTTCGACGAGTTCGCCCCGGAGCCGTACCGCCGCGCGGCCGCCGCCGGACTCGCCGCCGTCGACGCGGACGCCGACCCGGTGCCGTTCGTCGCCGCGGTCCGCGAGGCGGAGTACGACGCGGCGGTGTCGCCGCCGGCGGTCCGACCGACGCTGTCGGATCTGGCGGCCCGCGCCGACGTGTCGGTCGGCGTCTGTACGAACGGCGTCGGCGAGTGGCAGCGCCGGAAACTCCGCGCCGCGGGCGTCGCCGCCGCGGTCGACGCCGTCGTCGTCAGTTACGACGTGGGCGCGCACAAGCCCGCCCCCGAGCCGTTCGCCCGGGCCGAGGACCTGCTCCCCGCCGACCACCGGATCATGATCGGCGACAGCGAGGCCGCCGACGTCGCCGGCGCCAGCGACCGCGGCTGGCGGGGCCTCCACGTCGCCGGTCCCGACGAGGTCCCCGACGCCGTCGAGGACGCGCTCGAGTAG